A stretch of DNA from Candidatus Thermoplasmatota archaeon:
GTCCCCACCGGACCATGCTCTCTCGATCCAGCTGGTCGAGGTGGTGGCGCCGGGAAGATACGGTGGGTTGAAGACGATCACGTCATAGTTACCCTGGACCTTTTCGAACAGGTCACTCTTGAATGTATCTATCCTGACAGAGTTCTTGGCGGCATTTCTCTTGGTGCACTCAACAGCGTGAGGGTTGACATCAGCGGCGGTTACTATCGCGCCTAGCTTCGCAGCATGTATCGAGAGCAAGCCCGTGCCTGGACCCATCTCCAGAAATCTTTCCTCCTGGCTCACGTCGACCACCTTTAAGAGGAGGTACGAATCATCGCTCGGGTTGTAGACCTCAGGCCCGACCTCGATCTCGATGGATGTGTCCAGCATCACGGATGGGCATAGGCGCCGAAGCAGGCTTAAGGTTTTACTATACGTAGGTAATCACTGCAGAGCTAGCGCTGAGAAAGGAACCGGGTTAAGTCATGGATGTCTGGGTAGCCGTAGTCTTGATTGCGATAGCCGTCAGCACAGCCTACTCTGCGTGGAGACAGACCAGTTTCTCGATAATCGTGAGCGCGGCCTGCATGTTCGTGTTCATGGTCGAACTGATAGCTGACCAGATCACGACCGGTGGAATCTTGTCAGAGATTGGGTTCATGCCAACGGACCTCACGCATCCAGCTTATCTCTACACTTTGTTGACTTCGATGTACGCTCACGCTAGCTTCCAGCACATCCTTTGGAACGTCATCGGGCTCGTATTCATCGGAATGATATTCGAACAGAGGATAGGCGTTCGTCCTTTCATCTTGCTCTATTTCCTAAGCGGTCTTGTTGGCACCCTGGTGTTCGCTGCATTGCATTGGAATAGCGCCGCCCTGGTGGTTGGTGCCTCGGGAGCCATCAGTGGGGTCCTTGGCGGTTCTGCCAGGCTGTTCCCGAACGAGCGGATTTCATTATTCTTCCTGCCTCCTATGTCGGTCTGGGGCATTGTGGGAATATTCGTGCTAATCCAGATACTGATAGTCCTTACATCGTCGCACATCGCATTCGAAGCTCATCTTGGCGGCTTGGCCGCTGGTATTCTGCTCGCTCCCTTCATCAAGAAGATCCCTCTGCAAGACAGAGCGAAGAAGATGATAGCACCGCCTTCCCTCCGTAGACTCGCCACCACTCCCGAATTGGAATCGCTACTTCAAAGAATAGAGAAGGAAGAGGTGCCTGATGTCAAGAGCGCTTGGATAGAGCATTTCCTTTCAAAGGCGAAGTGTCCTCATTGCGGATCGCCCCTTAAGACCACGAAGGAGGCCATTGTATGCGAGAAGGGACATCTCATATGAGTGACACGCGTGCACGCGTGGTGGTCGTGCGCGAGGGGTTCATCGTCCGCGAAGGTCCGGAGATTAAGGATGCGTCCTCAAGCGTCTCGTTGGTTGAGAGCGGTGGGCAGCGCCTGATCGTCGATACAGGGTCGCCGCGTGACTGCACCGCTCTTCGATCGGCCCTTGGCGATTTAGGGGTGCCGATTGACAGCATAAAGCATCTTGTCAACACCCACCTGCACATTGACCATGTCGGATGCAACTACTTGTTCAGAAACGCAAGGACCTATGCGCATGCGCTGGAATCTCCGCCTGTCGGTACGGTCAAGATAACCGAATCACTCGCGGTCCTGCCAGGGGTCACAATCATTCCGACCCCCGGCCACTCGTACGGCAGCATAACGGTCCTCGTGGACGGCCCGAAGCGGTATGCTATGTGTGGTGACGCAATCCCCACGCGGGAGAACTATCAGAAACATGTCCCCCCGTTCATCAATGTGGATCCCAAGCTGGCGTTGAAGAGCATGGACGCGATCACCAGTTACGCAGATGTCATCGTTCCGGGCCATGGCGCCCCTTTCTATGTCGTTAGAAAGAAGTAAGACGCACTAGTGCAATCCCTTGGTGTCATGACCGTCCCAACGTCTATTCTCGTAGAATGCCCAATCTGCCGGAAGGAAACGATGCACGAAGTGCTCTCTGGGAAGCTAGGAGGTAAGACTCAGACAGTCCTGGATTCGACAGTTCGATGCAGAGAGTGCGGACAGGTCCACCACGCTATCATGAAGGCAGAAAAGCCAATCGCATTGCCGGTCATCATCAGCTGGCTCGAGAAGTCTGAGAGGTCCTCTATCATCCTTGGTCCCGATGAGGCCCTTTCAGTAGACGACGAGGTGATGTGCGGAGATAACCCTGTGCTCGTGACATCGATAGAGTCTAATGGCGCTCGCGTGAGCAAGGCCAAGGCAAGAGAAATACAGACTGTTTGGGGGAAGAAGTTCGACAAGGTAAGAGTCCCTGTTTCCGTCAGCCATCTCGGCAAGAGCTATCCCGAGCACATCCTTGCTGTCCCAGATGAGGAATTCTTCATAGGCGACATACTCGAAGTCGGAAAGCGCGAGGTCGTGATCCATGCTATCAAGATCAAGGACAAGTCTCTCAGGACTGGTGGAGCTGCCGCGAGGGACATAGTCAGGGTGTACGCGAGCATCGTCAGAAGGACTTCTACCTGAGCGTACAAGTCCGCCATCAAGCTTTAGGATGGTGGAGAACATGTCCTGGTCGATGTCTGATCTCGAGGAGGAGCGCAACTGGCTGGTCGACAACCTGGTCAGACGAGGATACGTTACCAGTGAGGCTGTCGAGAGGGCGATGAGACGCGTTCCCAGGGAGGAGTTCCTGCCCCAGGTCATCAGGAGTGAGGCGTACGTTGATAGTCCGCTGCCGATAGGCGAAGGCCAGACCATATCCGCTCCGCACATGGTTGCCATTATGGCCGAGCAGCTGGACCTGAGCCCTGGGCATAAGATCCTCGAAATAGGTGCGGGTTCGGGATATCACGCAGCTGTATGCGCAGAGCTCATCGCCCCTGACGGTCATGTCTACACTATCGAGAGGATAGCATCTTTGGCGACCTTTGCCGAGGATAACCTGAAGAGGACTGGATATGGCGACCTGGTGACAGTCATTTTCGGCGATGGCACGAAGGGGCTCGCCGACAAGGCACCCTTTGACAGGATATTCGTGGCTGCTGGAGCGCCAGACATCCCCGCCCCGCTGACCGACCAGCTCGCAGACGGCGGCAAGCTGCTCGTGCCAGTCGGTGGACGCTATTACCAGGATCTCATCAAGGTGGAACGGAAGGGTAAGAAGCTTATCAAAGAGAACATGGGCGGCTGCGTATTTGTGCCTTTGATAGGCGAGTACGGCTACAGATGATTCAGGGCCGAATGAACTGGAGAATCATCGACAGATCTTTCTGTTGGACTACCACCTGAGCACTGGTCCTCACGAAGTCGTCTGATGGCTGGAACGCGATCCCCAAGCCAGCCCTCCTGAACATGGAAACATCGTATCTCGAGTTCCCAACTGCCACAACGTCCTTCGTCTGGACCTTCATGGTATTCGCCACCTCGGTGACTGCATCTCCCTTGTCCATCAGCTTCACTCTGAGTATGCCTTCGCCTGAGAGCCTGCCAGCCCCGTCCTTGACGAGTCCGTTCGCGAGCTGGGCGTCGACTCCGAGCTCCTTTGAGATCCTCTCAGCGAGCAGGTCGATACCTGCAGAGACTATAGCCGTCCCGATGCCTATCCTCTTCAACTCTCGAATGGTTCTGTGCGCTCCAGGCATTATCGGCACATCGTTCAAGATCTCTCTGATGCAAGCCTCGGTGACATCTGGCTCCGTTTTCTTCCAGAGGTCGATGTCCCTTCGGATGAATTCCAGGTCGTCTATCTCTCCCCTCAGGTAGGCGTAGAGCGAATGGTCGTTGTTGACCCCGAAATGCTTGTGAACGTGGACCCATGAGCTCTCAGTGTCCGCGAGAACGCCGTCCATGTCAAACACTACCAGCCTAGCCACGACCTTCGGATGGCACAAGGCTTATTAAAAGCATGCCGTCATGGTGGTGGTCTAATGATAACACTCATAGGCGTCGGCCACGTGTTTGCCATCTCCGAGAACGTTAAGGAGATAATCCGCTCGAAGCGTCCGGAGGTCGTGTGCCTCGAGCTGGATCCCGCACGATACAATGCGCTGGTCCAGAAAGAGCATACGGGCGCCGCGCCTCTTCAATACAAGTTGCTCGCCTATTTCCAGAGGCGGATGGCGGACAAGTTCGGGACGGAGGTCGGAGACGAGATGATGGCCGCCGTCGGCGCGGCCCAAGAGGTCGGTGCGAGAGTCGCTCTTATCGATCTTGACGCTGGCCGAGTCTTCTCACAGCTTTGGAAGCGCATGTCCATGAAGGAGAGGATCAACCTTCTCTGGGGCGGGTTCGCGGGGCTGTTCGTCTCCAAGAAGGTGGTGGAGAAGGAGATGGACAAATACGAGGGGAACGAGGAGCAGTATCTCGAAACCCTCGGCGAGGGCTTCCCGACGATCAAGGAGGTCCTGATAGACGACAGGAACAAGCACATGGCGCAGCAGCTGTCGTCTCTTGCCGCGCAGCACAAGAACATCATCGCCGTGGTAGGGGATGGACACATCTCAGGCATACTGGCTTCACTTGGGGCGACTGAAGTGGAGACCGTTAGGTTGAAGGACATACGGGCCGGGAAGATTGTGAATCGTGATGCCTCAGAGCACACGACGACATTCTGGTACAACAGCCCCTGAAAAGCATATAGAGTGAGAACGCCCTTTCGAGAAAGCTCAGTTGGTGCACATTTGAAGGTCGTGCTTCTGAACTACACGAAGGTTCCAGACAGGATATGCGCCGCGGCGGCCCAATCATGCTACTCGGAGAAGGGCGCTTCGCAGCTGTTCGACGAGACGACGGACGAGCGTGCGAAGAAGATGATCAAGAAAGTGGTCGGTATGGGCCATCTATCGGTAGTCGAACACGCGTACTTTACATTCAGCGTTGAAGGCGTCTCTCGCTCCATGACCCACCAGCTCGTGAGGCACAGGGTTGCCTCATACTCCCAGCAGAGCCAGAGGTATGTGAGCATGGACAAGGCCGAGTACGTTCTGCCGCCATCGATCCGCGAAGATCCTGAAGCTAGGATGGTGTTCAAGAAATCCATGGACGACTCGTGGAAGGCCTACAGACAGCTAGCGAAGAAGGTCCCGAAGGAGGACGCGAGGTATGTACTCCCGAACGCGTGCAACACGAACATCACTGTGACGATGAATGCTCGCGAGCTCTGGCACTTCTTCAGTCTGAGGTGTTGTCGGAGGGCCCAGTGGGAGATACGCTTGGTCGCATGGAGGATGTTGGCGGAAGCCAAGAAGGCAGCTCCCATTCTGTTCGAGAACGCGGGTCCGGGATGCTTCCGCGGGCCATGTCCTGAGGGCGAATACGCATGTGGTAAACCTTACAAGAAGGGTGAAACGCCATCAGATGATGAGGTACTGGTAGAGAGTCTGAAACCGGTTGCATAAGCCATTCGACCGTCAACAGAGCTTAATCCAGATGGTTCCAGACAGTTCAACTTCCTACCCAACCATCTCCAAAAACCATATATAGGCCCTTCCCCTACCGAGGCTAAACCGGTGAGCCTATGGGCAACATAAGACCGACATACATCAAGAGGGTAGCCATCGAACTGGTCCAGAGATATCCGGAGCAGTTCACCAGTGACTACCAGCACAACAAGATGATGGTGTCTAAGCTCACCGATGTGCGCTACATCTCGAT
This window harbors:
- a CDS encoding rhomboid family intramembrane serine protease; this translates as MDVWVAVVLIAIAVSTAYSAWRQTSFSIIVSAACMFVFMVELIADQITTGGILSEIGFMPTDLTHPAYLYTLLTSMYAHASFQHILWNVIGLVFIGMIFEQRIGVRPFILLYFLSGLVGTLVFAALHWNSAALVVGASGAISGVLGGSARLFPNERISLFFLPPMSVWGIVGIFVLIQILIVLTSSHIAFEAHLGGLAAGILLAPFIKKIPLQDRAKKMIAPPSLRRLATTPELESLLQRIEKEEVPDVKSAWIEHFLSKAKCPHCGSPLKTTKEAIVCEKGHLI
- the thyX gene encoding FAD-dependent thymidylate synthase; the protein is MKVVLLNYTKVPDRICAAAAQSCYSEKGASQLFDETTDERAKKMIKKVVGMGHLSVVEHAYFTFSVEGVSRSMTHQLVRHRVASYSQQSQRYVSMDKAEYVLPPSIREDPEARMVFKKSMDDSWKAYRQLAKKVPKEDARYVLPNACNTNITVTMNARELWHFFSLRCCRRAQWEIRLVAWRMLAEAKKAAPILFENAGPGCFRGPCPEGEYACGKPYKKGETPSDDEVLVESLKPVA
- a CDS encoding 30S ribosomal protein S17e → MGNIRPTYIKRVAIELVQRYPEQFTSDYQHNKMMVSKLTDVRYISMRNKIAGYVTRYRTHYEA
- a CDS encoding TraB/GumN family protein; the encoded protein is MITLIGVGHVFAISENVKEIIRSKRPEVVCLELDPARYNALVQKEHTGAAPLQYKLLAYFQRRMADKFGTEVGDEMMAAVGAAQEVGARVALIDLDAGRVFSQLWKRMSMKERINLLWGGFAGLFVSKKVVEKEMDKYEGNEEQYLETLGEGFPTIKEVLIDDRNKHMAQQLSSLAAQHKNIIAVVGDGHISGILASLGATEVETVRLKDIRAGKIVNRDASEHTTTFWYNSP
- a CDS encoding HAD-IB family phosphatase, which translates into the protein MARLVVFDMDGVLADTESSWVHVHKHFGVNNDHSLYAYLRGEIDDLEFIRRDIDLWKKTEPDVTEACIREILNDVPIMPGAHRTIRELKRIGIGTAIVSAGIDLLAERISKELGVDAQLANGLVKDGAGRLSGEGILRVKLMDKGDAVTEVANTMKVQTKDVVAVGNSRYDVSMFRRAGLGIAFQPSDDFVRTSAQVVVQQKDLSMILQFIRP
- a CDS encoding methyltransferase, encoding MLDTSIEIEVGPEVYNPSDDSYLLLKVVDVSQEERFLEMGPGTGLLSIHAAKLGAIVTAADVNPHAVECTKRNAAKNSVRIDTFKSDLFEKVQGNYDVIVFNPPYLPGATTSTSWIERAWSGGDEGCETAVQFLNDAWKHLSPGGRIFMILSSVGGLMSVLKSARERYDSEMLEEQHMFFESIYAYRFRLKTISTK
- a CDS encoding MBL fold metallo-hydrolase encodes the protein MSDTRARVVVVREGFIVREGPEIKDASSSVSLVESGGQRLIVDTGSPRDCTALRSALGDLGVPIDSIKHLVNTHLHIDHVGCNYLFRNARTYAHALESPPVGTVKITESLAVLPGVTIIPTPGHSYGSITVLVDGPKRYAMCGDAIPTRENYQKHVPPFINVDPKLALKSMDAITSYADVIVPGHGAPFYVVRKK
- a CDS encoding protein-L-isoaspartate O-methyltransferase, which translates into the protein MSDLEEERNWLVDNLVRRGYVTSEAVERAMRRVPREEFLPQVIRSEAYVDSPLPIGEGQTISAPHMVAIMAEQLDLSPGHKILEIGAGSGYHAAVCAELIAPDGHVYTIERIASLATFAEDNLKRTGYGDLVTVIFGDGTKGLADKAPFDRIFVAAGAPDIPAPLTDQLADGGKLLVPVGGRYYQDLIKVERKGKKLIKENMGGCVFVPLIGEYGYR